The following nucleotide sequence is from Deltaproteobacteria bacterium.
CCATAAGGGATTGAGTCGATTTTTGATCCTCCTGGGAAAACAGACCGATCATTCTACTCAGATTATCTTCCAAAGATCCATTTATTCGGATCAGAGCCCGATTAGCTTTCTCCATGACTTCCAGCAGGTCTTTACTGGAGTTGATCTGGAGACGGAGCTCGCGGGCAATTTCTTCCACTTTAAAAAAGACCTCGGAAAGGATTTCACTCACCCGATCCAAATCTTTCTTTAACATCCGAGCGATTTCCTTTAAGAAGGCAAAGTCATCCCTGGTGCCGAAGAAAAGCTGGGTGCAAATCCGGGCGACTTCCAAAAATAAACATAAATCCGAGGTCCCTTCTTTTAAGGCGGCCGTTCCGAAGATCTTCTGGGCTTCAACGATCTGGTTCGGAAAGTGCCAGTGCTGGAGGGTGAGCCTTCCCAGTTCCCGATGGTTGATGCCCAGGTTTTCCTCTTCCCATTTAAGGGCCTCTTCCAATGGAACATTCCCGCCCGGAAAAGAATCTTTTAAAGAATCAGGACAGACGTGGAATAGAAGCAACATCCCTATTTCCAAAATTAGTCCGGCGGTAAAGACTTCATCGGGATCAAGCCGGTCGGAAAGATCAGAACCTTTGGCTAAACCTTGGGCCAACAGGGCACGATAGAGAGAGGTTTTCCAAAAGAAATCATAATCCATACCCTTTACTTTGCCCAAGGGGAAGGTATCTTTTAATGAAATATTCAGGGCCATCAGACGGATTTTCTTGAAGCCGGCAACCATCACGGCGTAAGAGATGGACGAGATCGGTTCCCTCTGGGCATAAAAGGCGCTGTTGACGAATTTCAGCATCCTGGCCGTCAATCCCGGGTCCTGCTCAATGATCCGGGTTAGATCCAATATGGAGCTGTGTTCGTTAGCCGCTACATCAATTAACTGAATGGTTAAAGGGGAAAGGGAGGGGAGATAATCTTGAGTGGCGATTTGTTGCAGGATTTTTGTTTTATCTGTGGGTTCCATGATGTTCCTTATCTTCTGATATCTTCTTCTATTTCGGCACAAAACTCGGGGGACTGAAGATTCCGGGTATTTTTTTCAATCGGACCTATTTCAGGGACCTGGGCCTTGGAACTGATGCCTAATTCCTTAAATCGCCGGGCAGCCACCAAAACCCGGCTTTCCAGGGAGCCGACGGCATCGTTATAAGCATGAACGGACTTGTCTAATGATCGTCCCACTTCCCCAAAATGCAGGGCTAATTTGACCAGGCGTTCATAGAGGGTCTTGCCTAATTCGCTGATAGCCTGGGCATTTTCAGCCAGGGCCTCCTGACGCCAGCCATAGGCTACGGCCCGTAATAAGGTGATCAGGGTTGTAGGAGTGGACAGGATTACCTTCTGATTGACCCCTTCTTCGATCAGGTTGGGATTTTGTTCCAGGGCGGCGCTGAAAAAATTCTCCCCGGGCAAAAAAAGGACTACAAATTCCGGGGTCTCGGGAAATTGATCCCAATAGGATTTGGAGGAGAGTTTCTGCATATGGGTCTGGATCTGCCTGGTGTGTTCCCGTAATTTTATTTTTCTTTCTTCTTCAGTCGGACATTCAAGGGATTCCAGATAGGCCTGTAGGGGAGACTTGGCATCCACGACTACCCATTTTCTGTTGGGCAGGCGGACGATCATATCAGGTCTTAATCGGCCCTCATCGGCCGTCACCGATTCCTGCTCAATAAAATCACAATGTTCAGACATGCCGGCCAGCTCAGCCACGCGTTTGAGAGTTAATTCCCCCCAACGGCCCCGAACTTGCGGGGCCCTTAAGGCCTTGACCAGATTGCCGGTTTCTGTTTGAAGACGCTGTTCGGTTGCCGACATCATTTCCAGGTGCTGACTCAGGCTCCCGTAGGCCTGTTGGCGGGCGGTTTCCATCTCCTGAACCTGTTGTACATATTTGTCCAAGGTCTCCTTCAAGGGTGCGATGGTGCCTTCCACGGCTTTTTGACGTTGGTCCAGATCTCCTTTGGCCTCGGACTGAAATTTTTCCAGATGGGTCTTGGCCAGGTCTAAGAATTGTTGATTGTTGGTTCTCAGACACTCGGCGGATAAGACCTTGAAGGCATCTTCCATTTTTTGGGCCGTCTCATTCAAGAAGATGATTTTTTCTTCCATGGCCTTCCGTTCCTGACGTAACGTGGTCTCTATTTCGGCCCGGTTCTGTTTCAGACCGGTGATCTCTTCCCGTAAGCTCCCGGTTTCCTTTTCCCGCTCCTGAAGGCGTTCTTTCCATTCGGCCAACTGCTCGACTTCCTTTTGGGCCGCTGCCCTTTCCTGGCTTTCCTGCAAAAGCCGCTGTCGGAGGCTTTCATTTTCCTGGCCGGATTCCCGGTTATTAGCCGCCAAACCCTGGATCTCGGCTTCCCGAGCCTTCAGACGTTCCTCAATAACGGCCAGTTGAGATTGAAAGGGCAAGGTGGCTTGTGAAATTTTTTGGGCCGTTTTTAAGTGAAAAAACAACCAGGCCAAAAAGACACCGGCAATCAGTCCGATAGCCAATCCCCAAAGCAGAGGGGGCAAATTCATATTAGACTCCTATTGTTAATGAATAATACAGGCTTTCGCCACCTCACGCCTCACGCCTGTCGCCCCATGCCTATTTTTTATTTCCAAAGCAACTCCTCTTCCTGCAGGACCTTGATCCGGTCTCTAAGCTCAGCCGCTTCTTCAAAGTCCAGGCGGGCGGCCGCCTCTTTCATCCTTTTTCTCAGTTGTTTGATCAGAAGCGGGACCTGGTGGGGTTCCACAAATTCCTTTTGTTTTTCCTTGGCTATGGGAACCGTTACGTAATCGGCTTCATAAACCGAAGACAGGATATCCTGAATCGATTTTTTAATCGAAGTGGGGGTTATTTTGTGCTTTTTATTGTAGGCTAATTGAACGGCGCGGCGTTTTTCCGTTTCCTCAATGGCCTCTTTCATGGACCGGGTTATCCGATTGGCGTAGAAATAGACCTCTCCTGAAAGATTTCGGGAGGCCCTGCCGCAGGTCTGGATCAAAGAACGGGTGGAACGCAAAAAACCTTCTTTGTCGGCATCCAGGATGGCCACCAGGCTGACTTCGGGCAGGTCCAGCCCCTCCCGCAGGAGGTTGATCCCGATCAGGCAATCAAAGACCCCCAGACGTAAATCGCGCAAAATTTCGATCCGTTCCATGGTATCGATATCGGAATGCAGGTAACGGACCTTTATCCCTAATTCCTGGTAATATTCGGAAAGATTTTCAGACAGACGCTTGGTCAGGGTAGTGACCAGGATCCTTTCCTGGCGGGCAACCCGTTTTTCAATTTCCTTTTTTAAGTGTTCAACCTGGTTGTCGGCCGGAAAGACTCGAATCAGGGGATCCATCAATCCTGTGGGCCGGATAATCTGTTCGGCCATGACCCCTCCGGACCGGTTAAGTTCATATTCAGCCGGTGTAGCCGAGACATAAATGGTCTGGTGGACCAGACTTTCAAATTCCTTAAAATTCAAAGGGCGGTTGTCCAGGGCCGATGGAAGACGGAAACCATAATCGACCAGGGTCTGTTTCCGGGATCGATCCCCCCGATACATGCCCTGGAGTTGGGGAACGGCCAAATGGCTTTCATCAATAAACAATAAGAAATCTTTGGGGAAATATTCCAGCAGGGTAGGGGGGGGCTGACCCGGGAGACGGCCGGTCAGGTGCCTGGAGTAATTTTCAATCCCATGACAATAGCCGAGCTCCTTCATCATCTCCAGATCGAACCGGGTTCGCTCTTCGACGCGTTGGGCTTCAAGCAGTTTATTCTGAGAGCGGAAATAGGTGATCCGTTCCTCTAATTCTGTTTCGATAGCCTGGTAGATCTGGTCCATCCCCTCTTGAGAGGTCACATAATGGCTGTTCGGAAAGAGATGGACCTGTTTCAACCGGTTTCGTATTTTCCCTCGCAACGGATCGATCTGAGAGAGGGTTTCAATGGTGTCCCCGAAGAAAGAGAACCGTAGCGCCAGGTCTTCCTCGTAGGCCGGGAAAACCTCTATAACATCGCCCCGCACCCGGAAGGTACCCCGGTGGAAGTCAAAGTCGTTTCGTTCATAAAGCATGGATACCAGTCGACCCAAGATCTCCTCCCTGGATATCTCCTGGTTTTCT
It contains:
- a CDS encoding HDOD domain-containing protein — translated: MEPTDKTKILQQIATQDYLPSLSPLTIQLIDVAANEHSSILDLTRIIEQDPGLTARMLKFVNSAFYAQREPISSISYAVMVAGFKKIRLMALNISLKDTFPLGKVKGMDYDFFWKTSLYRALLAQGLAKGSDLSDRLDPDEVFTAGLILEIGMLLLFHVCPDSLKDSFPGGNVPLEEALKWEEENLGINHRELGRLTLQHWHFPNQIVEAQKIFGTAALKEGTSDLCLFLEVARICTQLFFGTRDDFAFLKEIARMLKKDLDRVSEILSEVFFKVEEIARELRLQINSSKDLLEVMEKANRALIRINGSLEDNLSRMIGLFSQEDQKSTQSLMVPPGERKKSLEKAMDAVAHEIRNPLMAIGGFAQRLVKKGEEKVNVIQYAELIAQESRRLEQVLNDLMDYSNPYQPVFQDLDLVPVLEKALEGLQDSLTRQQITLIKKWQKIPRSIPLEKNGFQKSFQQLLEIIILQTGKGHQEIIISLETSALTPQIKIEIKYQGEPLPEETQEILLGHDFSNRSFGKSLGLSLSRRVIEAHKGRIEVNSEEGENRISIVLPIPTIRK
- the uvrB gene encoding excinuclease ABC subunit UvrB, with product MQQEFKLISEFQPKGDQPRAIEQLVQGVRQGLEHQVLLGVTGSGKTFTMAQVVAQVQKPTLVLAPNKTLAAQLYGEFKSFFPENAVEYFVSYYDYYQPEAYLPQTDTYIDKDSSINEAIDKMRHSATRSLLTRNDCLIVASVSCIYGLGSPEAYQGMLLSLQENQEISREEILGRLVSMLYERNDFDFHRGTFRVRGDVIEVFPAYEEDLALRFSFFGDTIETLSQIDPLRGKIRNRLKQVHLFPNSHYVTSQEGMDQIYQAIETELEERITYFRSQNKLLEAQRVEERTRFDLEMMKELGYCHGIENYSRHLTGRLPGQPPPTLLEYFPKDFLLFIDESHLAVPQLQGMYRGDRSRKQTLVDYGFRLPSALDNRPLNFKEFESLVHQTIYVSATPAEYELNRSGGVMAEQIIRPTGLMDPLIRVFPADNQVEHLKKEIEKRVARQERILVTTLTKRLSENLSEYYQELGIKVRYLHSDIDTMERIEILRDLRLGVFDCLIGINLLREGLDLPEVSLVAILDADKEGFLRSTRSLIQTCGRASRNLSGEVYFYANRITRSMKEAIEETEKRRAVQLAYNKKHKITPTSIKKSIQDILSSVYEADYVTVPIAKEKQKEFVEPHQVPLLIKQLRKRMKEAAARLDFEEAAELRDRIKVLQEEELLWK
- the rmuC gene encoding DNA recombination protein RmuC, coding for MNLPPLLWGLAIGLIAGVFLAWLFFHLKTAQKISQATLPFQSQLAVIEERLKAREAEIQGLAANNRESGQENESLRQRLLQESQERAAAQKEVEQLAEWKERLQEREKETGSLREEITGLKQNRAEIETTLRQERKAMEEKIIFLNETAQKMEDAFKVLSAECLRTNNQQFLDLAKTHLEKFQSEAKGDLDQRQKAVEGTIAPLKETLDKYVQQVQEMETARQQAYGSLSQHLEMMSATEQRLQTETGNLVKALRAPQVRGRWGELTLKRVAELAGMSEHCDFIEQESVTADEGRLRPDMIVRLPNRKWVVVDAKSPLQAYLESLECPTEEERKIKLREHTRQIQTHMQKLSSKSYWDQFPETPEFVVLFLPGENFFSAALEQNPNLIEEGVNQKVILSTPTTLITLLRAVAYGWRQEALAENAQAISELGKTLYERLVKLALHFGEVGRSLDKSVHAYNDAVGSLESRVLVAARRFKELGISSKAQVPEIGPIEKNTRNLQSPEFCAEIEEDIRR